One window of Pseudacidobacterium ailaaui genomic DNA carries:
- the cpaB gene encoding Flp pilus assembly protein CpaB → MNAKYLGVATVGSGLATLAIVWGIYAHNQRVHDAYVHSRHSFQYLAAAKDIAGGNRIDANDLIAVNWTSDQPVHGAFELNEKDKVVGRIVAYPVSDGMIITDRYLAGPDSALGLPHKIPPGMRAIAIKTDEVNDLGGLLYPGLRVDILAAIKDDGGKVKSEAIVQNVLVLSTGKQINPDPSGKPATVPVVTVLVSLDQARRIAVAEQEGTLYFALRNGSDNQVEEAGLQELSKPALPPGRRSRQNLAAVPPFSSEGVVVQTTMGDKTIAQLFRNNLPVADSSETMTPGGPK, encoded by the coding sequence TTGAACGCGAAGTATTTGGGAGTTGCGACTGTAGGTTCTGGGCTGGCGACACTGGCCATCGTGTGGGGGATCTACGCGCATAATCAACGGGTCCATGACGCTTATGTTCATAGTCGGCACAGTTTCCAATATCTGGCCGCCGCCAAGGACATCGCTGGCGGTAACCGTATTGATGCCAATGATCTGATCGCCGTGAATTGGACAAGTGATCAACCTGTTCATGGCGCGTTTGAGTTAAATGAAAAAGACAAGGTGGTGGGACGCATTGTGGCCTACCCTGTTTCCGACGGCATGATCATTACGGACCGCTATCTCGCCGGTCCGGATTCCGCGCTCGGGCTCCCACACAAAATTCCGCCGGGAATGCGGGCCATCGCAATCAAAACGGACGAAGTGAATGACCTGGGCGGGCTACTGTATCCCGGGCTAAGGGTGGACATCCTTGCCGCGATCAAGGACGACGGCGGGAAGGTAAAAAGTGAGGCCATTGTGCAGAACGTCCTGGTGCTGTCTACTGGCAAGCAGATCAATCCCGACCCGTCCGGCAAGCCAGCCACCGTTCCGGTAGTCACTGTCCTGGTCAGCCTTGACCAGGCCCGGCGCATTGCCGTGGCCGAACAAGAGGGGACCCTGTACTTTGCGCTGCGCAATGGCAGCGACAACCAAGTTGAGGAAGCTGGACTGCAGGAACTGAGCAAACCAGCTTTGCCCCCGGGAAGGCGCTCACGACAGAATTTGGCAGCAGTGCCTCCTTTTAGTTCGGAGGGGGTTGTGGTGCAGACCACGATGGGAGACAAGACCATCGCCCAGCTCTTTCGCAACAATCTTCCCGTGGCCGATAGCTCTGAGACGATGACACCCGGAGGGCCGAAGTGA
- a CDS encoding A24 family peptidase has product MHGLSHPLLYATGFTLVGVIGGACDLRTRRVPNCLTFPSIVLGIALHGTLDGWHGAANALIACGLILLIMFPVALRRGMGMGDIKLLLATSAFAGTQKFLMVLAASILIAGILAIAVSIRKHYLKTAIRNAFVLLRHAAEQPLTPHPELNIDNPTAHHLPFGVAVALGCILTVVLTIRGQA; this is encoded by the coding sequence ATGCACGGTCTGTCTCATCCGCTCCTCTACGCAACAGGATTCACTCTGGTCGGCGTCATCGGCGGGGCCTGTGACCTTCGTACGCGAAGGGTCCCGAACTGCCTAACCTTTCCCAGCATCGTGCTTGGAATCGCCCTCCACGGCACTCTTGATGGCTGGCATGGAGCCGCGAACGCACTGATCGCCTGCGGACTGATTTTACTGATCATGTTTCCAGTAGCGCTGCGGCGCGGCATGGGCATGGGTGACATCAAGCTTCTGTTGGCCACCAGCGCGTTTGCTGGCACGCAAAAATTCCTGATGGTTCTGGCCGCATCCATCCTGATCGCAGGCATCCTGGCCATCGCCGTGAGTATCCGCAAGCACTATCTGAAAACAGCTATTCGTAATGCGTTTGTGTTGCTTCGTCATGCCGCCGAGCAGCCGCTGACCCCGCATCCGGAACTAAATATCGACAATCCAACGGCCCATCATCTGCCTTTCGGGGTGGCGGTTGCGCTTGGCTGCATCCTCACCGTTGTTTTGACCATAAGAGGGCAGGCTTGA
- a CDS encoding Flp family type IVb pilin — translation MDDLKSLFRLLVYEQSGADMIEYALVMALIGLASVAGLKQLGSAIGTALNNAASTVTSTL, via the coding sequence ATGGATGACCTAAAATCTCTTTTTCGGCTTCTTGTGTATGAGCAATCCGGAGCCGATATGATCGAATATGCTCTGGTCATGGCCCTGATTGGGCTGGCCTCGGTGGCCGGGTTGAAACAGCTCGGCTCTGCAATTGGAACCGCTCTGAATAATGCTGCCAGTACAGTAACTTCCACCTTATAG
- a CDS encoding PIN domain-containing protein, whose amino-acid sequence MRVALDTNILAYAEGVNGTSMKRAAVDLVRKLPQASVVLPVQALGELFHVLVRKAARPPADARAAILSWRNAFALIETSAEIMLAASDLAVNNQLGIWDAVIVCAAAPKAPGLTCSQTWR is encoded by the coding sequence GTGAGAGTTGCACTGGACACAAACATTCTGGCCTATGCCGAAGGCGTAAACGGCACCTCCATGAAGAGGGCGGCGGTGGATCTTGTGCGCAAATTGCCCCAGGCTTCCGTGGTATTGCCGGTACAGGCGCTCGGCGAACTTTTCCATGTATTGGTTCGCAAAGCAGCCCGCCCGCCAGCCGATGCACGAGCCGCAATCCTCAGTTGGCGCAATGCGTTTGCGCTGATTGAAACCTCGGCTGAAATCATGCTGGCCGCTTCCGATCTTGCGGTCAACAACCAATTAGGCATCTGGGATGCGGTCATTGTTTGCGCGGCTGCCCCAAAAGCTCCTGGCCTTACATGTTCTCAAACCTGGCGATGA
- a CDS encoding type II toxin-antitoxin system Phd/YefM family antitoxin, with product MEKAVSAADANRRFSQLLHGVRQGRSYIVTSHGRPVAKISPADEPGNIEAGARKALLDRLRHQTAVKIGRWTRDELYEDAR from the coding sequence ATGGAAAAGGCTGTTTCGGCGGCAGATGCCAATCGCAGATTCTCTCAACTACTGCACGGCGTGCGGCAAGGGCGTAGCTATATCGTGACCAGTCACGGAAGACCCGTAGCGAAAATCTCTCCTGCCGACGAACCTGGAAATATCGAAGCCGGTGCGCGGAAGGCCCTTCTCGACCGTTTGCGTCATCAGACCGCGGTAAAAATTGGCCGCTGGACCCGGGACGAACTGTATGAGGATGCACGGTGA